Part of the Rhizoctonia solani chromosome 2, complete sequence genome is shown below.
ATACTTTGTCCATCTTGTACTGCCCGTTATGTGGATTGGTCGCACATGCGCTTAAGATTAGCTCACCCGTTATATTCGATGGTCGCTCTGGATCCGTGGACTGGTATACCTTGTGACTTTAGATTCTCGGCCATCGCTGGTTGTATCGTTCAGACTGGGAGTTAACTCGGGGAATGTTCTGATTCACCCGACGACCAGCATCCAAGCGTTACGCTCTAATGCCTCATGCGCCCTTTCTCTAACTTCTATCGGTAACTTGGCACCTCGCAGCATCCCTCGTGATACAAGTTAATGCGTATAATGAGCCCGAAGCTGGCCTTAAAAGGAGGAAGTTCAAGGAGCAACAAAAAATCAACTCACAACATGCTCTTCAAAACTCTCGTTACCGCGTTTTTGGCTGCCTCTGGTGTCCACGCTCACGCTACGTTCCAGCAATTTTGGGTTAACGGGGTTGACCAAGGCGACAAGTGCGTGCGCAAGCCGGCCAGCAATTCGCCCGTGACAAGCGTAACAAGCAATGTATGCGTACCGATATCAACCTGTTCCCGCAAAACGCTTACCTTCTTTTACCAATAGGATATCGTATGCAACGCTGGCGCAGCTTCCACCAGCGGCATCTGCTCCGTTGCTGCCGGCACGACGGTCAGCGTCGAAATGCACCAACAGCCTGGCGATCGCAGCTGCTCTAATGAGGCCATTGGAGGCAATCACGACGGACCTACCATCATCTATATGTAGGTCTCCTTGTCATGCAGGCGGAAAACCTACTGACTCTTGGATTAGGGCCAAGGTCGATAACGCAGCCAGCGCTTCTGGTTCCTCGGCCAATTGGTTCAAGGTTGCCCAGACTGGTTTGGTATCTAAAGACTATTGGGGCACCGATGTCATGAATGCTGCGTGCGGAAAAGTAACATTCAAAATTCCTTCAAACATTGCTCCCGGTGTGTCTATTCGTTTCATTTTCTTCCATCGCTTGAATGCTAATCTCGGCTCACAGGTCAATATCTGTTGCGCGCTGAAGTCATCGCATTGCACGTTGCTAGCTCCGTTGGTGGAGCTCAATTCTATATGTCTTGCTACCAGCTCCAGGTTACGGGCGGGGGCAGCGCCAGCCCAGCGACTGTGAAATTCCCGGGCGCGTACAAAGCCACGTAGGTGCTCTTATTGCAGCTTGCTTTTCAATCGTAACTTAGGTTTTTCTCAAGCGACCCCGGTATCCTCTTCAACTTGTACGGCAGCTACACTACCTACACCGTACCCGGACCTTCCGTGTACTCTGGGTAAAAATTTATATACCTTGGCTACAATACCAGTATCGTTGTACTGTATCCACTCGTTGGTCAATGCAGAATATTTTTGAACCATATAATGGCATCATCATGGTTGGAATTAGCTACAATAACGAAATACCCAACATATATTCATGCCATCAGATTCGAATTAATCAGAAGAGCTCCCCAGTACTATTAATGAGACGAGCATAATGCAACGGCGAGTCATATTCCAAATCCATAATCTACAAGTCTATGAAGTCAGTCGAAGCACGTATATAATGAGTCAACGCTATCAATTGTTGTCTCGCCATACTCAATGACTC
Proteins encoded:
- a CDS encoding glycoside hydrolase family 61 protein, with the translated sequence MLFKTLVTAFLAASGVHAHATFQQFWVNGVDQGDKCVRKPASNSPVTSVTSNDIVCNAGAASTSGICSVAAGTTVSVEMHQQPGDRSCSNEAIGGNHDGPTIIYMAKVDNAASASGSSANWFKVAQTGLVSKDYWGTDVMNAACGKVTFKIPSNIAPGQYLLRAEVIALHVASSVGGAQFYMSCYQLQVTGGGSASPATVKFPGAYKATDPGILFNLYGSYTTYTVPGPSVYSG